From Granulimonas faecalis:
CGCGATATCAGCCAGCCGAGGCCGGGCGGCACGCCCCCGGAGAGGGCCAGGCCGCCCCCGTCGGCCAGCCCAGGCAATCGTTGGGCCCGTACATCAACGGCCTCCTGCTTGTGCCACACTTTTTGAAGTCGATGAGTCATCGAGGAGAGGAGCCCGTCCATGCTGCGAGTAGGAATGCTCACGAGCGGCGGCGACTGCCAGGCGCTCAACGCCACCATGCGCGCCATCGTGAAGACCCTGGCCTTCAAGACCGAGGGGAAGGTCGAGGTCTACGGCTTCCTCGACGGCTACCAGGGCCTCATCTACAACCGCTACACCCGACTCTCGCCCGAGGACTTCGCCGGCTCGCTCACCCACGGCGGCACCATCCTGGGTACGAGCCGCACCCCCTTCAAGGAGCTGGACAAGCCCACGGCCGACGGCGTGCAGAAGGTGCCCGCCATGGTGTCCAACTACCGCAAGCTGGGGCTCGACTGCCTGTTCATGCTGGGCGGCAACGGCTCCACCAAGACGGCCAACCGCCTCTCGCAGGAAGGCCTCAACGTCATCGCACTGCCCAAGACCATCGACAACGACACCTGGGGCACCGACATGACGTTCGGCTTCACGAGCGCCGTGGAGGTGGCCACCAAGTGCATCGACGACATCCGCACCACGGCCACGAGCCACGGCCGCGTGTTCGTCATCGAGATCATGGGCCACAAGGTGGGCTGGATCCCCCTGTACGCCGGCGTTGCCGGCGGGGCCGACGTCATCCTGCTGCCCGAGATCCCCTACGACATCGACAATGTGGTGGAGGCCATCGACGAGGCCCATGCCGACGGCGAGCGTTACGCCATCATCGTGGCCGCCGAGGGCGCCATCTCCAAGGAGGACGCCGCGCTCTCCAAGAAGGAGTACAAGGCCAAACTGGCCAAGCGCGTGATGCCGTCCGTGGCCTACGAGATCGCCGACCAGATCGCCGCCCGCACCGACCGCGAGGTCCGCGTGGCCGTGCCCGGCCACACCCAGCGCGGCGGCCAGCCCGACGCCCAGGACCGCATCTTCGCCATGCAGTGCGGCGTGGAGGCGGCCATGGGCTGCCTTGAGGGCAAGTACGGCTTCATGGTGAGCCAGCGGAAGAGCAGGATGTGCCGCGTGCCCCTCAAGGACGTGGCCGGCAAGCTCAAGTACGTGGACCCGGACGGTGAGATGGTCCGCGAGGCCCGCGATCTGGGCATCTCCTTCGGCGACCGGTAGGGGGCGGGGCGGTCGGGACGGTCAGATCTCCTCGCAGAAGCTCACGAACTCCAGGCGCTGGATGGCGTCGACGAAGGCCTGCTTGCGGTCCATGGTGGGCAGGGTGATGGTGAGGGTGGCAGCCACGAAGGAGCTGCCGCTCTCCCCTCCCGTGAGCAGGAAGTTGTCATAGGCGCAGTCCCAGCTGTGGAGCTTCTTGAGGAACTCCTTGACGGCGTGGCGGCTCTCGAACTCCACGTAGACGTCGAACTTCTTGGAGAAGCGGTGCACCAGGGCGTCCAGCCGCGAGAGCACCGTGAAGGTGAAGATGACGAAGACCAGGGCCAGCAGGGTGGCGTCCACCTGGCCGATGCCGGCGCAGAGGCCGATGCAGGCGCAGACCCACAGGCCGGCGGCGGTAGTGAGGCCTCTGACCTCGTTCTTTCCGGTGACGATGATGGTGCCCACCCCGAGGAAGCCTACGCCGGAGATGACGGCGGCGCCGTTGCGCACCATGTCGAGCTGGGCCCCGGGGATCTCCTCCAGGATGTACTGGCTCACGATCATGGAGAGGGCCGAGCCCAGGCACACGAGCACATGGGTCTTGACGCCGGCGCCCTTGTTCTTGAACTCCCGGGTCATGCCGATGACGGTGCCCACGACCGCGGCCAGGATGAGCCGCAGGAAGACCGCGTCGGTGCTCCACCCGGCCGCCGTGGCCCCGAGGCTCGCGAAGTACTGACCTAGCATGGACGTGCCACCTCCAGGGGCGCCGGACTATCCCTCCCTTGGCTCCATACCCCCTCGGGACCGCGGATGTCCCCTGATTCACGGCCGGCCGGCCAAGCGGCCCCGGAAGCCGCCACGGGCGCGCGAGCCCGTCCCACTGGTCACCCCGTCCCACCACCCGGACACTTTTGTCCCAATGGTCGGGCACTTCTGTCCCAATGACGCCGGGTCCCATGGCGGGGCCACCGCGGCATGGGTGGATGCCAAAAAACGAGAAACAGGCAGAGCGACAGATGGCCGGGCACCGCCGCCACGTGCGGCCGACGCCGACGGGACGGCGGCCCAAGCGGATCACCCGCAGGAGCCTCTACGGGTGAGAAACCGCCCGCAGAATGCTCCGCAGGCGGCAGGGCGGCTCCGCCGGCACCCGCAGAAGCTTCTACGTGCGGAGTGGCGCCCGCAGAACGTTCCATGGGTGCCGGCACCCGCGTGGCAGCAACCGCGCCCGACCAAAATGGGACAAAAGTGCCCGGGTGGTGGGGCGGGGGTGCCCGTCAGCGACGGCGACCCGGGCGCGCTGCCAGCGCCGTCACCGCTGCCGCCGCGGCGCCGAGACCCGCCACGGCGCCCAGGACACCGGCCACGCCAGCCACGTCGCCGGTGACCGGCAGCACCGCGCCGCGACCGTCCAGGGAGAAGTCGTAGGAGGCCTCGGCCAGGAGGTTCCCGTCGCGGTCGAGAAGGCGCACCACCACACGGTAGTCACCGGGACCGTCGGGGACACCGGCTAGGCGCCGCCAGCTGCCGTCGGGCTCCCTCACGTAGTAGACCTCCTCCACGCGGCGGCCCTCGGGGTCGGAGGCGCCGTCGAAGGGCTTGCCGTCCACGAGGACGCGGGGGCGCACCTGACCGTCGACGACGTCCACACCCTCGACCGTCACCACGGGCCGGTCCTTGTCGGGGCTGCCCGGCGCGGGGCCGGGGTCCTCCGCCGGGACAGGCTCCACCACGAAGACGGCGCTACCGGGGCCCCAGGGGCTGTCGGGGTCCGTGGGCACCGACACCACGAGGTAGGTGCCCGGCTCCGTGGGCACGCCCTCCACAGGCTCCCAGTGGCCGGGGTCCACGGGGTCCTGCCTCCAGTAGGTGCGGGTGACCTCCACGGGGTCGCCGTCGGGGGTCGTCTCGGTCACCCGCGGGTCCTGGCCGCTCACGATGTCGTCGGCGGACACCGACACAGGCTCCCTGGAGGGGCCGGGGGCCTCGTCGCCGCCTTCGGTGCCGGTGCCCACGATCCGGAAGACGTCGCTGCCGGGCAGCGCCGGGCTCGGCCCCGGGTTCCGCTCGGAAGACACCACGAGGTAGGTGCCGGGCTCCGTGGGCTCACCGTCCACGGGCTCCCAGCCGTCCCCCACCCTCTTGAAGTAGGAGCGCTCGGTGTCCACGGGGGCACCGTCCAGGGTGTCCGCGATCTGGAGGGGCCCACCCACCGGCACGTCCTGGGCCACGGTGGAGATCTGCCCGTCGCGCACGGGCCGGGGCGCCTTCTCGATGCGCACGTAGGTACCCTCCACGGCGATGCGGTAGTTCCCCAGGGTGTAGCGACCCTCCTCGTCGGGCTCAAGGTCCCGGAGGGCCTCCGGCCGCACGGTCACGAGGTAGAGGCCGGGCGCGGGGTCGGAGGGGTCGAGGCCGCCCATGTCGAAGGAGGCGGCGCCCAGCAGCCCTTCGAGGCTGTCGCCCGCCACGAGGTCGGCCCCGAAGGAGAACGACCCGCCGAAGGGCCGATGGGCGGGGGCCGTCCCCACAGACGTCGAGGTGGTCACCGTGACGTCGCGCGGGGTCACGGTGCCCTTAAGTGTCAGCGAGTCGCCACGGGTGTAGCCGATGACGATCACCTTGTCGGCGTCGGCACCTGTGAGCTCGGTGTCCTTGAGGACGATGGGGTGGGTGCCCACCGAGGAGCCGTCGGGGGCATAGGTCACCTGGGCCGGGTCGAAGGAGAGGGTCACGTCGAAACCGGCGGGCACGAAGGGCAGGATATGGGAGCCGTCGAGGCCGTCGAACGCCGGCGTCCCGTCGTAGACCTTCTCGTAGGACCACCACTCAGGGTCCACGGCCACAAAGAAGTCTGCGTTGGAGTCGGTGTTGGAGTCGGTGTAGTTGCCCTTTTGAGTGGGGATGAACTCGGCGGTGACCCGCTGGCTGCCCAGGCCGTCCGCGGCGCGGGCCGACGAGGGCGCGGCCGGGTTCACCAGGAGGGACCGGTAGTCGTCGGGGCCCACGGTGAGGGTGGCCACCGACTGCCGATAGCCGTCCTCGAGCTCGTCGTCACCCATGTCCGCCACGGCGACCGGCTCTCCCACCTTCTTGCCGTTGACGTAGAACTGCACGGCGCCCTCCGGAGCGGCGCAGGTGAGCGCCTCGGTCACCGCGTCGTCGTGGCGTGGGCTCACATGGGCGGTCAGGCGCACGTCGGCCGTGGAGCCCACCCGCTCCACCTCCAGGCGCGTCTGGGTGTCGGCCGGCGTGATCTCGGCGTAGTCGTAGTAGCAGCGGTGACCGTAGAAGCTCTCGGCAAAGGAGGAGCCGTCCTGGGCGTACTGGTCGGAGCTGATGGTGAGCTTGTACTTGCCCACGTTGGCGTTGAAGCCCTTGGTGATGGCCGAGGCCGTGTCCACCTCGTAGATGTTGGAGCCGTCGCCGGTGTCGGGGCGCCGAATGAGGTCGCCGTTCTCGTCGGTGGCCAGGCGCTGGGACTCCATGACCATGGAGGCGGCGTCGTTGAGCTTGTTCTTGTCCTGACC
This genomic window contains:
- a CDS encoding 6-phosphofructokinase is translated as MLRVGMLTSGGDCQALNATMRAIVKTLAFKTEGKVEVYGFLDGYQGLIYNRYTRLSPEDFAGSLTHGGTILGTSRTPFKELDKPTADGVQKVPAMVSNYRKLGLDCLFMLGGNGSTKTANRLSQEGLNVIALPKTIDNDTWGTDMTFGFTSAVEVATKCIDDIRTTATSHGRVFVIEIMGHKVGWIPLYAGVAGGADVILLPEIPYDIDNVVEAIDEAHADGERYAIIVAAEGAISKEDAALSKKEYKAKLAKRVMPSVAYEIADQIAARTDREVRVAVPGHTQRGGQPDAQDRIFAMQCGVEAAMGCLEGKYGFMVSQRKSRMCRVPLKDVAGKLKYVDPDGEMVREARDLGISFGDR
- a CDS encoding MgtC/SapB family protein, with product MLGQYFASLGATAAGWSTDAVFLRLILAAVVGTVIGMTREFKNKGAGVKTHVLVCLGSALSMIVSQYILEEIPGAQLDMVRNGAAVISGVGFLGVGTIIVTGKNEVRGLTTAAGLWVCACIGLCAGIGQVDATLLALVFVIFTFTVLSRLDALVHRFSKKFDVYVEFESRHAVKEFLKKLHSWDCAYDNFLLTGGESGSSFVAATLTITLPTMDRKQAFVDAIQRLEFVSFCEEI